One region of Microbacterium sufflavum genomic DNA includes:
- a CDS encoding potassium channel family protein: MNPHPHVGASLGTEDSAWSYRAVGYAIVLLLLGVSYGLCAAQPSADPSPWAFLVMLATVAIVFRVTGARALVQRVTWVVLSTAGAAALLATFFGTGSPALAVGLSAASMVALLVAPWAIIAHQVTRRGLDIEALLAAVTAYILVGMFFAFAYNLASQFLSQPLFIGAETDSLGDQLFFSFTALTTTGYGNLIPRGAGMQAVAVAEGITGQLFLITAVARIMRGASAQHRSSASA; this comes from the coding sequence ATGAATCCGCACCCGCACGTCGGCGCTTCCCTGGGCACCGAGGACAGCGCCTGGAGCTACCGGGCGGTCGGCTACGCGATCGTGCTGCTGCTCTTGGGCGTCTCGTACGGCCTGTGCGCCGCGCAGCCGAGCGCCGACCCGAGCCCGTGGGCGTTCCTGGTCATGCTCGCGACGGTCGCGATCGTGTTCCGCGTGACGGGCGCCCGTGCGCTCGTGCAGCGGGTGACGTGGGTCGTGCTGTCCACCGCGGGCGCGGCGGCCCTGCTGGCGACCTTCTTCGGCACCGGCAGTCCCGCCCTGGCGGTCGGGCTGTCTGCGGCCTCGATGGTGGCACTGCTCGTCGCACCGTGGGCGATCATCGCGCATCAGGTCACGCGACGCGGGCTCGACATCGAGGCGCTGCTCGCCGCGGTGACGGCGTACATCCTGGTGGGGATGTTCTTCGCCTTCGCGTACAACCTCGCCTCGCAGTTCCTGTCGCAACCGCTCTTCATCGGAGCGGAGACCGACTCGCTCGGCGATCAGCTGTTTTTCTCCTTCACCGCCCTCACCACGACCGGCTACGGCAACCTCATCCCCCGGGGTGCCGGCATGCAGGCCGTCGCGGTGGCCGAGGGCATCACGGGGCAGCTGTTCCTGATCACGGCGGTCGCCCGCATCATGCGCGGCGCGAGCGCCCAGCACCGGTCGTCAGCCTCAGCCTGA